From Carettochelys insculpta isolate YL-2023 chromosome 22, ASM3395843v1, whole genome shotgun sequence, one genomic window encodes:
- the LOC142024508 gene encoding ribosome biogenesis protein WDR12 homolog — protein MARRRLERALLEARGGEREEAAAAAAAGRDPERLRLRLRHQVPLSRDAHGIYSLRFESGGARLAAGFGNGAVQIVNVATGSLAACLFPGHRSRHAVTALAYHPGRPSLLLAVGADGIISLYSVNSGKLLATVTEKENEINAMDFCVDGSIYATAGKDRHIRLYDSHTNQLSHTLQAPDFMTGDVTTSSGHSRRIFALRFHPGERHVFLTGGWDDCVKIWDKRMAKEAQGVINGPHICGPGLDIQGNRVLTGSWVPRNALQLWDLRTSQLQKNLPFPGGPTQGQFLYAAQFCDKDIVVAGGSGTSGASAIHAGTNQVLGEILLPNKPVQAVAVAPGGRVVAVAGVGGNLHIADLH, from the exons ATGGCGCGACGGCGACTGGAGCGGGCGCTGCTAGAAGCGCGCGGCGGGGAGCgcgaggaggcggcggcggcggcggcggcgggccgAGACCCGGAGCGgctccgcctccgcctccgccaCCAGGTGCCGCTCAGCCGGGATGCGCACGGGATCTACAGCCTGCGTTTCGAGTCGGGCGGGGCGCGTCTGGCGGCCGGCTTCGGCAACGGCGCCGTGCAG ATTGTGAATGTGgccacaggctccctggctgcctgtcTCTTCCCAGGACACCGTTCACGCCATGCAGTCACTGCCTTGGCTTATCACCCAGGgagacccagcctgctcctggctgtgggcgctGATGGCATCATTTCTCTCTACAGTGTGAACTCGGGGAAGCTGCTGGCAACAGTGACAG AGAAGGAGAATGAGATCAATGCCATGGATTTCTGCGTAGATGGCAGCATTTATGCCACAGCTGGCAAGGACCGGCATATTCGGCTCTATGATAGCCACACCAACCAA CTATCCCATACTCTGCAGGCTCCTGACTTCATGACTGGGGATGTGACAACAAGCAGTGGGCATTCTCGACGAATTTTTGCCCTCCGCTTCCACCCTGGAGAGCGCCATGTGTTTCTGACAGGTGGTTGGGATGACTGTGTCAAG ATCTGGGACAAGCGGATGGCTAAGGAAGCCCAGGGAGTGATTAATGGGCCTCATATCTGTGGTCCAGGACTCGACATCCAG GGTAACCGTGTGCTCACTGGCTCCTGGGTTCCTCGCAATGCGCTTCAGCTTTGGGATCTGCGGACATCCCAGCTGCAGAAAAACCTCCCCTTTCCTGGGGGCCCCACACAGGGCCAGTTCCTCTATGCAGCCCAATTCTGTGATAAGGACATAGtggtggctgggggcagtggcaCCAGTGGAGCCAGTGCCATCCATGCTGGCACAAACCAG GTGCTCGGCGAGATCCTGCTGCCCAACAAACCAGTGCAGGCTGTGGCAGTAGCACCCGGTGGGCGGGTGGTAGCTGTGGCTGGCGTGGGAGGGAACCTCCACATTGCGGACCTGCACTGA
- the SIT1 gene encoding signaling threshold-regulating transmembrane adapter 1 has product MTWSGSLARAYAMRCLGARFALLVLELELEGSTRLSGKPPPGQGFLQAVLAQCSMQSLCFAGHGAVQGTDAMWGLFGALVLSHLVSLLWNVLCCMRHMAQQDESRRLVPQFSRRVKHVTEEIPVYGNISYLQTGHSSGFESSATPEFPEERESSHKKPTCYANLKTLKPQGRQQPEPSVGGTEIQYTDVVVMEPRWSEPEIWGWGVLKGREAPQLQSELYASVHADRYTAKFENKAYANNHALPS; this is encoded by the exons ATGACGTGGTCTGGCAGCTTAGCCAGGGCATATGCAATGAGGTGTCTGGGAGCCAGGTTTGCCCTTctggtgctggagctggagctggagggcagcaccAGACTGTCAGGCAAGCCCCCACCAGGTCAGGGCTTTCTGCAGGCAGTGTTGGCCCAGTGCTCCATGCAGTCCCTCTGTTTTGCAGGTCATGGGGCAGTGCAAGGCACTGATGCCATGTGGGGTCTTTTTGGGGCATTGGTCCTGTCACATCTGGTGTCTCTATTGTGGAATGTTCTCTGCTGCATGAGGCACATGGCACAACAAG ATGAGTCCAGGAGGCTCGTGCCTCAGTTCAGCAGACG TGTGAAGCATGTGACTGAGGAGATTCCAGTGTATGGCAACATCAGTTACTTACAGACAG GGCACAGTTCTGGGTTTGAAAGCTCAGCAACACCAGAGTTCCCAGAAGAGCGAGAATCCAGCCACAAG AAACCTACATGCTATGCCAACCTCAAGACACTGAAACCTCAAGGccggcagcagccagaaccatCAGTGGGGGGCACCGAGATCCAGTACACAGACGTGGTGGTGATGGAACCCAGGTGGTCAGAGCCAGAGATCTGGGGTTGGGGGGTCCTGAAGGGCAGAGAGGCTCCTCAGCTACAGTCAGAGCTTTACGCATCTGTCCATGCAGACAGATACACAGCCAAGTTTGAGAACAAAGCCTATGCTAACAACCATGCACTTCCCAGCTGA